Proteins found in one Etheostoma spectabile isolate EspeVRDwgs_2016 chromosome 14, UIUC_Espe_1.0, whole genome shotgun sequence genomic segment:
- the rps27.1 gene encoding 40S ribosomal protein S27.1 isoform X2, producing the protein MPLAKDLLHPSPDEEKRRHKKKRLVQSPNSYFMDVKCPGCYKITTVFSHAQTVVLCVGCSTVLCQPTGGKARLTEGCSFRRKQH; encoded by the exons ATGCCA CTCGCAAAAGACTTGTTGCACCCATCCCCTgatgaggagaagaggaggcaCAAGAAGAAGCGTCTTGTTCAGAGTCCCAACTCTTACTTCATGGATGTGAAATGTCCAG GATGCTACAAGATCACGACAGTGTTCAGCCACGCTCAGACAGTCGTGCTGTGTGTTGGCTGTTCAACGGTCCTGTGTCAGCCCACTGGAGGCAAAGCACGTCTCACAGAGG GGTGCTCATTCAGGAGGAAGCAGCACTAG
- the rps27.1 gene encoding 40S ribosomal protein S27.1 isoform X1: MECWRISKRLNIYLAKDLLHPSPDEEKRRHKKKRLVQSPNSYFMDVKCPGCYKITTVFSHAQTVVLCVGCSTVLCQPTGGKARLTEGCSFRRKQH; this comes from the exons ATGGAGTGTTGGAGAATCTCCAAACGGCTCAATATTTAC CTCGCAAAAGACTTGTTGCACCCATCCCCTgatgaggagaagaggaggcaCAAGAAGAAGCGTCTTGTTCAGAGTCCCAACTCTTACTTCATGGATGTGAAATGTCCAG GATGCTACAAGATCACGACAGTGTTCAGCCACGCTCAGACAGTCGTGCTGTGTGTTGGCTGTTCAACGGTCCTGTGTCAGCCCACTGGAGGCAAAGCACGTCTCACAGAGG GGTGCTCATTCAGGAGGAAGCAGCACTAG